The genomic region TTTTCCCTCGGCCCCTGCGTTGCCTGGGTCCAAGCCACATGCCCTGCTTCTCTCCGCCGCTATTCCCCAAATCCTGCCCTAGCTTCTAGCAAAAACAATCTGCTTCTTTCTGCATGGTTGCCATATCTGCTCTTGAGTCTCAACCCCAGACTCTCTCTGGCTTTAACCCCAGCTCTGGGTGGTATCTACCCTGCTTCTTTACTAGAAACTCTCCAACCGCCCAATCATCCCACATGCCCAGGCCTCGCCATGCAACCACGTCCCCCTGGCTTTGCTCCCAGTCATTCATCTGGGGGGTGGAAAAGAAACTATGGTAGCAGTGGGGAAACAGTGGTCAGCTGGGGGGCGTAGATGCTTCGCTCCATTTAGTCCCAGACCTGCGGGCCCGCTTCCGTCACGCTCCATTGCATCACTTCTTCTTCCTGTGAGGCATCCAGGAAATGGATATGATGTCATGCATGAGCAGCCATAGATGACAGTGGTCTAAAAGTCAAACATGGGCAAACAGATATAGACACAAACGCACAGGGAAGGTCAAGAAGGACACAGAAAAAGTGAGACaggctaaaaaagaaaaaaaagagggaagtTGAAAAGATCATCTCAAGGCGTACATGACGATGAAGTATGAATTATAGATCAAACCTCAGAGAGGTAGTTATAAAACACTCTTTCCTCTACTATCCCTTTCATTCCCTTCTGCATTTCCCCCTGTCTGTGTGCTTGTACTGCCTTCTCACTCTCCAAAGTTGGGCTTTTTGCAGCCTGGATGATCCTCATAATAATACAGTGCATCCAAGGTGATTTGTGTTTCAGCGTCTGCGACTTTGTCTCTGTTCTTTGCGGCTGTGAAAAATAAGATTGTGGAGGAATCAAAGATCAAACGCAGCGTCTCATTGGCTCTGTCTCTCGCTGTCTCTCCCACTGCCCTCTCTCCCTCGCTACTCACTTTCTGCCTTTCCTTTCTCATCTTCctcatttatttatatcttccTACATTTTGTCTATCCTATTTGAACAACAATAGCAACTCAAGATATGGGAATAAAGGCCAGATGGTCCAAACAATCATTTGTTGTGGATTTATACGTGCAGACAAACACTGTAAAGAGGTGTATACATATTGTATATGAAGGTGTacactttgaaaaacaaataaaccctGCCAAGAGTGAACAAGCAACATTTTGTTCAGCGGTGCTTAACAAACTAGAACCGCTGCTTTTAGCAGGTTCCTCTTATGGCCACTGAGGAATGATCTGTTCCactcacacgtacacacacggTGAAGCTCTCAGAGGAGCCTCATCTGTCTGTAGTTGTGTTTGTCTCATCTCTAAGCCCTGTGTGAAGTGGAGAGGAAAGAGTGTTTTGCTCACAGACCCAACATCTCCGCACCACACTGACTGTACTCCAGGGAACTGGCCCTGGACGAGGGGAAGGCATAACAACAGTGCAGGCTGATGGAAAGAGAGCGATACAGGGAGAGGTGAAAAAGAGACAAACTGGGGGGAAATTAAGAGACAGGAACAAATATCAGGGCTTGTGGGGGGGGGGTAAGAGGAGCTGAGAGACAAGAGGAGgtagagggagggagggagcgggAGAGTCGAGAGATCTAGAGGAACCCTGGAGGAGGGAGATAAAGAGCATAAAGCAGGTGCAGGCAGAACAAGGAGTTTGAGGAGATTCTTGTCTTTGAGAGTTGTTTGTGATAAACAGTTTGTCAGTCAAATGCCAGTAAGGCAAAGTGGTCACTGTAcgcagagcaaacacacacgcacacacacacacacacacacacacacacacacacacacacacacacacacacacacacatatatcacACTGCATCACACCCATCCCCTCATGTGATAGAAAATCTAGGTTGCTCAGTGTGCATGCTCATATTGATCcttactgttgccatggaagCACACTTATGATTGACACTGGCAATTAAGCCTATGCAAACAGAATAGGATGTTGTTGGCATTCGCATCAAATCACCGTGTCTCTTCCGCTTCATTAGCCACAATGATGAAACCCTGAATTCTAATAGCATCCAATGAGCATTGACTGTGACAGGTGTTGGAATTGGAGAGGATCCATATCTCTTCTATTACCATCATGACTCTTGGAGCTGAGCCACTGTCAGtccaaatgtaaatgtatttactgGGACCCCGTGTGCTGCCGGCTCGCATACGACGCTGTCATTTTGAATTGTGTCACCTGCGGATTGTATGCGCACCTACTGAACTGCCGTGTCAAAACAAAGAGAGGCAGATTTAtgcacatgaaagtgcagggcAAATTTGCACTGCACCTTTCATTCAATTTGTGCTCGCAATCTGTGTGTAATTAGCGTCTGATTTACTCAGGCAGCAGCTCATTACACAATCAGATGACGACCCTCTGCCTTCGAGGTGCATCCTGAGAGTTAAGAAGAGCATAACCTCTCAGATCAGCTTTGTGCAGATGCTAAAGAAGAAATACTCATTAATAATGTAATGGCATACTAAAACATCTACATTTTACTGATTTCATTATGATAATAATACTCAGTAATGCAGAGGCTTGTAGCACTAATGTTAGAGGAGTGAACAGTGCAGTTAGAAGTGTTGCGCTGCTCGTGGCAGACTTAATCTTAATGGAGCTGCTACACTTGTTTTGAATTATATAACATAATGACAAAGATAATTTTGTAACCcattacacacaaataaactggacagagttcatgttttatttgcaagTGTTCACACTCTGCACACAGCACAGCGACATTTCCCCAGGCAATGGCAGCCACAACATCCCAGTATTTTGCTGTTGCTGGTGTTTGAtttagtttgaaaaaaaaaaaaaaacataaaaggccTTGATTATTATAACTGAAAAAAGGAAGTACATGGTAGCTTAACACCTGTTGCTAAATTGGAGAAACCAAGTAATGGAAATCACTAAGTAGCTCTCAACTCCAGCAGCTAATGTCCAGAGTTCCTGCCAGGCAGTCTTACGCACATCACATAAGGTTCTGACAGCTTTATTggacaaaatgacaataaatagcCATCGAAGTTTGATGCAGTTGTTGATCAATGCCAGTACTCAAATGATTATCTTGGCAGGTGCTGGGGATTCTGACTGTCAACAACTTCCTTTACACCCATTACTCGCTTTTGACCCAGCGACTGACTGCAGCTGGATGTTTACAGATGTAAGTGCGAGTTTAAGAGTGAACATGAAACATTAAACGCTTTAAAGCGCAGCAACTATTCCAAAACACTGCCTGAAAGGGGATTTctgttaaatatgtaaaaatgcaaacccTTCACAACTGCACTCCATTAATCACGGTGCTAAACTGAATTGATTTCCGTCATACCACCGTGAGTCAGAAGACCTTAGACTTAAAAAGACTGATTTAAAGTGGGTGAGCTTCGTATTTCACGTTGTGATTTCAAACAAAGGTAACACAAACAGGAAGATAAAAAATAAGCAGCATGGGGATGTTTCTATGAGTGTACAGTTACTTAAGCCGATCTATTCCAAGTGTGTTTCTATTGGAAGGCCAAACTTTTTGTTCCGTCCTTCAATCAGCTGACGTAAAAGAAAAAGCGGGATTTTAATGTGTCCACAGGCTGATGGTATGACCTTATTGAATCCACTTTTATTCACTACAGTGATTTGGAAAAGACTCAGGTCACTATGGTAACTGTTGTGCCAAAGTGTCATGATGGGGTGTTTAGCTCATTTTATCTAATCCCAGCTATCCACCATCTGTAACAAACTCATCAAGCAGCTCAGTACTTTGCTCCTTTTCCAGCCCAGCCGCCCAAAGAAAAAGCAACCCATTTATACAATTCTGCAAACGACACATGCGTTACATCTGtatatcaacatttttagaTGTGactacatgtatatgagctgactttgtcatcataAGGAGGAAGGGATGGCGGGTGGCATGACCATTGACAGACCACtgacaacaaaaccagttgctTTTTAGGGAGACatctgcagcatttccagctgtgattttGGAACCAAAACTGGGCTTTTTAAGCAAAAGcatatttctttgtgttttttgtgactaaacataaccacagtgttgttcaAATGTAACGacatgtaaagtttcaacatatctgctacataataatgtagaAATTgtacgtatctgtggtttgcagaaatgtgaaatgtgaattGTTTTCCTTAAATTCACTGTAATGTACACTAAATATAAGCGCACACACATGGGAACACACAAGCATACCCACCCACAGTGGATGTCTTTCTGAACCTGGGTAGGAGGGAAAACAAAAGGACAGGTGCTGCCGTGGGACTTGGAGTAGCCCCCAAAAATCTTGGGTCACACTGTCGAAGGCTTTTTAGCATGTAGCTGAAAgtatctctctgtgtgtgtgaatgtgttttgcttttttccatGTATGATAATTGCTGAGTTTTGGCTTGGATATTCTATTAGGCTGAAGTGCAGTGTTTCTAAGAAGCGGTTGGAAAGGGTGGTGAAATGCTTTGTTGGCCTCTGCACTTTAGCTATAGATACATTCTTAAACCATCATACAGGCTTGACTATGGGACTTGCTCTTCTGGGAGAGCAATATTCTCCTTTGTGACTCTAATTCTCCAAATAATGTGCACAGATGTACTGTAATGATAGCAGATAGCTGTGCTTGCTTTGCTTTCTGGACTGCTAGCTTACAACCCCTACTCACAGTCAGTGTGCCAATGAATGGTGTTCAATTTTTAATTAACTCCAGTTGTATCAATAATTAGTAACTCCAGTCGTATCCTCTTTGTGGCGTCTGGCAGTAATTCAATTACGAGACGAGGCTTGTGAAAGAGGAGGATTTGTGTTATCAGATGTACAGTATTTCTGGAAAAGGTGGAAGTAGGACAGTCAGACACCTGCAGCTACCGCCACACCACCTGTTCACCTGTTCCTTTCCATCATTTCTGCTGTGACCTACTCAGATTAGATGGCTGTGTTTGCTCCACATGTGCAGGTAAAGCAAACTGCCATGAAATTAAGCTTTATAATGTAGAAACTCAAGCTTATCATCATACCATGTCAACAAATTGAGATGTTGAAATGTTTCatataaagatatttttttgaaaatacaaaaacaatttgCTTCCATGCATGTGAACTTGCAAAGACACCATAAGACAAATAAATCTCCAAATTTCAATGGAAACAAATCTTTCAATGTGCAGCAGCAGTCTTAAACAGTAAAACGAAAAAGTTTGATCTGTCCTACATTTTCCTAGTTACAAATGGATCCGTGTTGTGAGTCATGCTCTGTCCCTTTGAGACAGGTGTTCTGCATGTCCCATATTCCTAATTGCATAATCATATCCCtaaacacgcacacatacagacCGACTGcgcttccttcctccctcttgtGAACCCTCTGGGTTTCACTATGTAGAGCACCAAATGAGATCACGTCTCATGTCGAGGGGATAAGCCTCAGACAACAGAGCGAGAGCAAGACAATCGATGCCGAGGGAGTGTCCcaatacatacatgtatacagGGCTGTGTAGAGAGTAGTACGAGAATAATACAGTACTAAACTGTATCATCCGTAATGTGTGTAGGCTGTGTATGTGCAGGTGTTGGGGGAAAGTTTACATATCAGATTTATCAGTCCCAACTGAATAAGCAGAATTAGCAtagcttttaatttaatttaattttattttatttcattattcatttatttatatattttttattttggggtttttgtgtgtaatgttGGCCAAAACCAAAACCTAAGTTAATCCTACTTTGAAATAATATCTCCTATCTCTCAGATGATAGATACGTAGGACATATTATATCCTACACAGGAGATAAACACTgcctgcaaaacatttttttttttaccttgcctCTCTGGGCTTCCGTGCTAATCCTATCTTTACTACAACTGCCCATAACAGCTAAAAAGAGGACAACCATCTGACACTTTGCCCAACTGTTTAGCCAAGAAAAATCAACCATGATTGGGATGCTTGATGTTCTGTGGCTTACCACAAAGTTGACTAAGTGGTCCTTTGCGCACACAGTCAGGTACAAATGTGCAATAAAATCGAATCGAATTGATTACTGACCACTGCTGAGGGTGGAGCAATTAAAACTTAATGCATCCATAATGATTTGtgggtgcattcacacctgttTTTCAGCTATTTACTTCAGACCGAATCATGCACATTTTGATGCAGCTTTTTCTTTATATCCATCTGTTGTATCAATCTGtcaaacacattaacaaatgCATCTCTTTTGCTCTGCATCTGCCTAATAAGAGGAGACAGGTAACCCAGCAGGTGCCTGAGGTCATTAGATCTACATGATAACGTGCCACTTCACATATGCTTTAGGTATTACAGTTTTCTGTAGTAATatgtagtttaaaaaaaggaggaTGGACCTGATTCTCTGCCGGCACCTCCGGGGGGATCGTGCACCGGAATAGACTGGAATGAGTTCAATTCTCTGTCGGAATTAGAAAGAAGTCTGAATTTGGAGCACGAGGAAGAAATCTGGCCTGTTCctcagagaaacagagagaggttttctttgttgttttcatggaATGATGATGGAAATCGAGAGAATGTAAAACACAAGGAGATGTGGGATGAAAGACGTAAGATGAGAGAGTACTGCGAGTCGATAGACAAACTGTGTAATATCATAGACAGCGTGCCATTAGTGGGTTCAGAATTCATCTTGATAGCTTTGGCTTATATGTCTGTACAAGAGCCCGTGAGCCTACATCTAACTAAGGACATGGATGTCTTTGAGGTGTTTGAGTGTATACAtctgcacatgcacatgtacGTCTCAGGCCATGTGTGCATTtcagtgtgcatgtttgtgtaatgtgtgtgcaatTGTAAGTATGTTTTTCCCAGCTGCTGAGCCGGCAAGAGGACAATGTCTGTCATGATGCAACAGGCAGCTAATCCTCTCCTTATGTAAACGCTTGACTGCTATTCAAATGACATGCAGATGGGATAGAGAGCTTAGGTTTTGGCAGGATAGTGTCATAACAAGGAATGTCTGTGGAGACAATGTGCTGTCAACATTTGGGTGATTAatgctgcactttgtgtttaaaaaaagatatcCTCCCCGGAGGACTGAGGGGAGATTTGCAGGTGCGTGCGCGCAGGTATCGGCCAAAGCTTGATGACCTCATAGCCTTAAGAGGTGGGGGATAGAGGGGGGATGACTAAGTGCACATGCAGTGGGTTAAAAGGGGATCTGTTTGGGcaatgcagcatgtgtatatTAACACGATGAGAAAGAACAccagctgaagaaaaaaaaaaaatgtggaacaAGCCCCGAGGAAATTTGAGATTGATTTTGGGATGCCTGCAGGTTCCTTGAATAGAATTATTCTGAGACGATGAAATGTTACAGGAATTTGGTGGAGCTAGAATTCATTTACCATTCATTTAGATTCATGATTCAAGattgtttattcattcattcttcagtacatttgtgtaaaaagtgCAGGCAGTAGAGGCAACGTGCAGGCATcataatatatatgtataacaGTGCAATACAAATAATTTAAAGGGGAAGCAATAAAAAAATTGTCTCTTCCATTATGCATCATATCTATCACACTACATTGCTCTTCTTTTTCTCATGTTTCTCTTTTGTATTCCCCCCAGCAGATTCTCCATTATTCCAAGGATCTATCCTTTTGAGTGAGTCTGAAGCTGAAGCCAAAGGAGGGACTATGAAGACAAGCTGTGTCACCCCGCATTGCTGTCCAACAAGATATGATATAACATGGGTCCCCTGCTAATCACCATGATGACCAAAACGCTGTGACTGGCATTGTGAGGCCTTCACCCCTTTTTCAGCACCCAACCCAGACCCTTCTCCTCTTTGGAAATCCTGTCTAGCAACATTTGTTGCTTCCCTTTCTCCTGCAAACacaacctcctcctctcctgcctgCACCCACGTTTTTCACCTTAATAATTCTAGCTTCCcctctttcttttatttcttttcatcGGCATCATGCAGGGTGCCTCTACCACCTCCACTCTCCTTTTTCTTATGCTCCCCACCCTCCTATTCTTCTCTCACCTTCCCTGCACAGTGAATGGGGACTGCTGGCTCATTGAAGGCGACAAAGGCTATGTGTGGCTGGCTATCTGCAGTCAGAACCAGCCACCATACGAAACTATCCCCCAGCATATCAACAACACCGTCCATGACTTGAGATTGAATGAGAACAAGCTGAAAGCTGTGCTTTTCAGCTCCATGTACCGCTTCACCAACCTTACTGACCTCAACCTCACCAAGAATGAAATCAGCTACATTGAGGATGGAGCCTTTGCAGGACAAGCCAACCTACAGGTGAAGGGGGGATGGGTGATAAAGGCTTTGAGCTTAACACTAGTGTACTATAGTTCATAAAGCATTAGACCTAAAACTTGGATTTTTATTTGGTGACAAGTTAATAAGATTTGGATTTATTGGGAAAAGCTACctctaaaaaaatgtttttattttaacacatcattaaactacattttcaacccagtctcactccgaaatcATCAAAAtctgcttgggcagtgacttgtggcgtcagacactgacgaaaaaaggcAACCTTTTACGTCAGCATGAAACGCAGCCGGTCGCCTTTATAGTTTATAGTCCCCCTCAGCGGCGATaaggggaaatgcagcaggaccaAGAACAAAAGATAAGGCGgcgagtggtggatgggtccaacaaacacagactttctccCAGTAGAGTGAtgtttgcgtcccgtaagatcataaagccaaaccttgttattttttcctaagaCCAACCACATCCTAAAGTTGTTGGAGgacaaaaaaacgtcaatttgtgttgtcgtactgatgtagtgcatttatttttaaagagactgtatgtaaacggtaaatttcctgtgaaaacgaagtgtattctgaaagaaggcaatgcatgtaacgggcagAACTTGACagagtgtcccagaacatcaacaatcaacacacccagggtacttaAGTACTTACGTACTTACTacacatcgtatctggacgtagacggtccatgaccaaacgtcgatatgtgacgagttcagagtgagaatgtgttgacatttTCGTGAAATTTctctattttaatttcaaaatttATGGCAGGAAAAAATGTTGCTGGATGCATGAAACACACATCAGAGGGACACCATAAGTCATTAAATAGTATTACGAATGATGGTAACTGTGTTTCCTTATAATTTTCCTCATTTGAAGGCATTAACAAACAACCTCAAAATGGGGGAGTGTGTGGTAGGAATCACTGAAAAAAAGTACTTAGTGTTCACGGAGTTAACCTTTAAGTACTGTAGATGACTTTCTTACAATCTACATTGGGTATGATAATATTTTATTCAACAACGTGATGGACGAAATGTGCAGCAATGCTTAAAAACAGGGTCCACTGGATGAGTAACTAGTGTTTTGTCATTTGcaaaagattcgttcaaaagAATGAGTCTTTTGGGTGAATGAACTGAACTGGATTACCTCCTAAAACAATCTGTTCGCAGTGAGTGATTCAAAATGTGAGCTCTGGGTGATAGCAGTCACTGAGTCGTTGAAGCCCACCCCGTCATACGTCTTGAAGTCTCAATGTAGGGAGTAGGCTTTCAATTTGCAAGTGActtctttatttaacttaattctCCGTTAGTTCACGTTAGCAAGATGAACTAAACGTTAAGCCATGTTTCAGTTCAGTGAGTGGGACTAGGCACACTGAGAACTTCGGTTGAATGAATCtatttttaaacaaatctttttaaacacaaattagAGTGGTTCAGTTCATTGAAAAGAattgctttgcccatcactacaAGCAACACAATGAGACAATCACACGGGTTGTCAACAAAACCCCAATTTTACCATATTGTGTAAACCACCTACAGTGTAAGCACTGAGAGGACAATCTGTTGAAATTATACATTGCATTGAAACATGTGCAGAACTTATCAATGGGAAATTTTAACACAAAGCTGAATAAACATTTTGGACCACTTGTGTTGCTTGCCCTCCTGAACTCATGACTGAATCTCAGTAATTGAGTTGaattcacattttattataatGACTAAAGAAATGACTAAAATTTGGCCCACAATgtaaaaactatttaaaatgcccaaatgctacttttgtgttttcctcAGGTTCTTCAGCTCGGCTACAACAAGATGACAAACCTAACTGAGGGTATGTTGAGGGGGCTCGGCCGCATGCAATGCCTCTTCCTCCAGCACAACCTCATTGAGGTTATAGCCAGCAATGCATTCTGGGAGTGCCCCAGCCTCAGCAGCATTGACCTGTCATCCAACAGACTTGCCCGCATTGACCCAGCCACATTCACGGTTCTTGCTCGGCTGATGGTGTGTGAACTGGCAGCAAATCCATTCCACTGCGGCTGTGATCTGTACAGCTTCCTAATCTGGTTGGAGTCCTTCAACAATGTGACGCACACCTATGACCGCCTCCAGTGTGAGACGCCCCGGGAAATGTTTGGCTACCCCTTACTCATCGCTGCTGGTCATGCTGGTCGGAATGCCAAAAATATTTTGTACCATCACTGCCGAGATGGAGTGATGATTCCAGGTATGACCTCCCTCCCACCAGATCTGGATGGTCCTTCAGGTATTGGGCCAGAGATGTTTAATGGTGTGGGTCCGTACCACCAGCCCACCACCTCTTCCTCATCCACTGAACACAGCTTCATTCCCAGCATCAAGCTCCATCATGTCTCTTTGTCATCAGCCTCTCTCCTTGTACAGATTCCAAGGCCCTACAGCAAGATGTATATTCTAACACAATACAACCACACATATGTGTCTGACGTAATGAATTTGAAGAACAAGAAGGAGATGATTACCCTCAACAAGCTCAAGCCGCATACTAATTACACCTTCTGTGTAGCATCCATCCGCAACTCTCAACGTTACAACCACACCTGCCTCCAGTTTTCCACTCGGGCTCAGAATCAAGATGACATGCTCCCCACACCTTCCACTACTACTCACTACATAATGACCATTGTGGGCTGCCTTTTTGGCATGCTCATTGTTTTAGGCTTTGTCTACTACTGTCTGCGTAAGAAACGGATGCATGATGAGAAGAAGAAGTCCATCTGCGTCAAGAAAACTATTCTCGAAATGCGCTACGGACCAGAggtggcagcagcagtggcaaatGATCCATCTGCAGTCCACAAGCTCCAGGAGCAGTCCAGGGAACATCACCAGTATCAGCACCACCATGGAGGCAAACTTCCCATGTCCGCATCCTCTAGCTCGGGAATGCTGCACTCAGCCAACACCAGTTCCTCCAGACTTTCCTCTATTCCGCAAGTAGAAAAGATGGCCACTGCCTTTTCAGAGGCCATGGCTACAAGTAAAGGAAACTACATGGATATCAGAACTGGAGGGGCAGGGCTGGAGAGGATGGGAGATGGCGGGCATGGTGGGCTAGACTTGAGGGACGATGATGGAACTGATATTGGGGATGACTCAGATGATGACGGACATGGCTCGGCATCAGAGATTTCCACCATTGCCATGGAGGTGGACAAGGTTAACCAGATCATTAACAACTGCATTGATGCACTGAAACTGGATGCAGCAGCAGTTGCTGCTTCAGGGGCCTCTACTAACCCTATATCCAGCTCTAatcccacctcccctcctcccacAAGCACGTCCTCCCTTACTCGTGGCCTAATCCCACTCTCCCAAGGGGTGACAGAGACGTGCCAAGTCATGGCTCCAAACAAAATACCCCCTCCGCCTCCACTCCCCGCCTTGAATACCCCTCTCTCTGAGCGCCCAGGGATCAGTGGTGGTGGCTTTGTCGTCACTCCCCCCTACAGGCCCCCTCCGCCAGCCACAGCTGTGCGTCCCATTCAGCGGCAAATGAGTGCTGATGCAGCTGTGGTTATTGTAAATTCTGTCAAGAAACAGTGCAGCACCACCTCTTGTGGCTCCATGGGTCGGGACAGGGATCGTGGAGGAGCTAGGGTGTATAGCCTGGATGTTCCTGAGCCACGGAGCCCAGATGCTTGTaatcaacaacagcagcagtacCCAGACCGGGCCAGTCCCGTGGGCTGTGGGGAGCCCCTAGAAAGGCTGCCTTTAGTGGGGAGTGGGAGCTgtggtggagggggtggtggtggttgcGACAGTGGTGGTGTTGGTGCCCAACATCAGGACAACCAGAAGCCACACCATTATCATCAacagcaacaaatacaacaacagcagcagcagcagcagcagcagctggaggtgcagcaGGACTACCACTGCTCGGAGCACCGCCACTCCGTCCCAGCTCTATATTATGAAGGCTCCCACCAAGGCTCCCCAGCCCAGAGGGTTTCCTTCCTTAAGCCCCTGACACGCTCCCGCAGGGATGCAGCGTCCTACTCCCAGCTTTCGCCTGCCCGCCACCATTCCAGTTACTCTGGCTACTCCTCTAGCCCAGAGTACTCCTCAGAGAGCTCACTGCGGATCTGGGAGCGCTTTCGT from Epinephelus moara isolate mb chromosome 18, YSFRI_EMoa_1.0, whole genome shotgun sequence harbors:
- the LOC126405035 gene encoding protein phosphatase 1 regulatory subunit 29, which encodes MQGASTTSTLLFLMLPTLLFFSHLPCTVNGDCWLIEGDKGYVWLAICSQNQPPYETIPQHINNTVHDLRLNENKLKAVLFSSMYRFTNLTDLNLTKNEISYIEDGAFAGQANLQVLQLGYNKMTNLTEGMLRGLGRMQCLFLQHNLIEVIASNAFWECPSLSSIDLSSNRLARIDPATFTVLARLMVCELAANPFHCGCDLYSFLIWLESFNNVTHTYDRLQCETPREMFGYPLLIAAGHAGRNAKNILYHHCRDGVMIPGMTSLPPDLDGPSGIGPEMFNGVGPYHQPTTSSSSTEHSFIPSIKLHHVSLSSASLLVQIPRPYSKMYILTQYNHTYVSDVMNLKNKKEMITLNKLKPHTNYTFCVASIRNSQRYNHTCLQFSTRAQNQDDMLPTPSTTTHYIMTIVGCLFGMLIVLGFVYYCLRKKRMHDEKKKSICVKKTILEMRYGPEVAAAVANDPSAVHKLQEQSREHHQYQHHHGGKLPMSASSSSGMLHSANTSSSRLSSIPQVEKMATAFSEAMATSKGNYMDIRTGGAGLERMGDGGHGGLDLRDDDGTDIGDDSDDDGHGSASEISTIAMEVDKVNQIINNCIDALKLDAAAVAASGASTNPISSSNPTSPPPTSTSSLTRGLIPLSQGVTETCQVMAPNKIPPPPPLPALNTPLSERPGISGGGFVVTPPYRPPPPATAVRPIQRQMSADAAVVIVNSVKKQCSTTSCGSMGRDRDRGGARVYSLDVPEPRSPDACNQQQQQYPDRASPVGCGEPLERLPLVGSGSCGGGGGGGCDSGGVGAQHQDNQKPHHYHQQQQIQQQQQQQQQQLEVQQDYHCSEHRHSVPALYYEGSHQGSPAQRVSFLKPLTRSRRDAASYSQLSPARHHSSYSGYSSSPEYSSESSLRIWERFRPYRKGQRDEACYVTAGNALRKKVQFAKGEDLHDILDYWKGVSAQQKL